Sequence from the uncultured Flavobacterium sp. genome:
GCTTTTTCGATTAAACAGTTAACCGATTAAACTTTTTTATACGCCCGAAGTATTAATTTGTTTGATATATTCCGCTTTAAGCGTTTGTGGAAAAAGATGTGAAATGTTGCAGTGACGTACTTCCATAAAAGAAGAAACAGAGAAAACATACACATTAGAAATGGCGTTTTTAGTTTCGTTGCTTCCGCTGATAAAAAGGCGTTCAGCAAGAGCCAGACATTTTTTTGCACGAACGATGTTACCAGAAATAATAGATTTTTTGGTTATTTCAGCAAAGCGTTCAGCTTGTTTGTAGATTGTGCAGACTTGGTTTTTCATGAGAATGAATTTTTATGTTCTTCCCACTTATGCCAAAATACGTTCCGAAAAACTCAAGTTATAGCTAAAGTCTTGTCAATGAAAGAAATGTAGTTTCGTGCCAAAAATCAGGCATAAAAAAAGCCTATCAAAATGATAAGCTTTTATTGAAATGATAGGATGATTTTTAATTATTAATTGTGAATTGTAAAATGTAATATTCTTTAGATTTGATATTGATATTGAAATTTGCAATTGTTATTGAATACTATATTCTTCTAATTTTCGATACAAAGTCGCAATTCCAATTTCTAGTAAACGAGCAGTTTCAGCTTTATTACCTTTTGTATAATTTAAAACCTTCTGAATATGAAGTTTCTCGACACTTTGCATAGAAAAAGCGGACATTGATTTTGTAGCTTTTTCAGGTTGATGCTGCATTTCATACGGTAAAACATCAGCGGTTAAAATATCGCCATTGCTTAGAATTACAGATCTTTCTATAACATTTTTAAGTTCACGAATGTTTCCCGGCCAAGAATAATTTTCTAATTTCTGAAGAAAATCATCTGAAACATTCAAGTTTTTTTTATTCGTTTTTTCAGAAAATTGCTTTACAAAATAGTTTGTTATAGGCTGAATATCTTTTATTCTTTCACGCAAAGGCGGAAGTGTAATCTCAAAAATATTCAAACGGAAATACAAGTCAGAGCGAAAACGGTGTTCTTCACTTTCTACTTTTAAATCTCTGTTTGTTGCGGCAATTAATCTGAAATTTGATTTTTTGGGAGTTGTGTCTCCAATCGGAATATATTCGCTGGTTTCTAAAACGCGTAATAATTTGGCTTGCAATTCAATTGGCATTTCTCCAATTTCATCAAGGAATAAAGTTCCGCCGTTGGCTTCTTCAATAAATCCTTTTTTATCTTTTAAAGCTCCGGTAAAAGCACCTTGTTTATGACCGAATAATTCGCTTTCCAGAATTTCTTTACTAAAAGTACTGCAGTTTAAAGCGACAAAAGATTTGCCAACGCGATTACTGTTTTCATGTATTGCTTGTGCAAAAACTTCTTTTCCGGTTCCGGTTTCGCCAGTAAGTAAAACAGTAGAATCGGTTTTTGCCACTTTTTTGGCTAAATCAATAACCTGTTCAATTCCTTTTGATTTTCCGATAATGGTGTTGAAAGAATATTTATCGTTAATACGTTTCTCGAGTTGTTTTACTTTTTTTTGTAATTGCGCTTTCTCGACAGCTTTGTATAAAAGCGGAATAATTTTGTCGTTATCATCACCTTTTACGATATAATCAAAAGCACCATTTTTCATGGCCTGAACACCGTCAGGAATATTTCCGAAAGCAGTCAATAAAATAACTTCAATCAAAGGAAAACTACCTTTTATGTTTTGCAGAAAATCAACGCCATTTCCGTCAGGTAATTTTACATCACATAAAACGACATCAATATCCGTTTGTTCGAGTTTTTTAAAACCTGATTTCAAATCTTTAGCTTCAATCACTTCAAAGCCTTCTGATTTTATAATACGTGTCAACAGACTTCTGAGTTTTTCTTCGTCGTCTATGATTAAAATTTTATGTGTCATTTGAGGAAAAGTCTTGAATGGAAATTCATTTTTGAAGTACAAATTTAGGTTTTAAATTATTCATCTTTTTTGATTGATTGGAAATTCTTGCGAAAATTCAATTTTCAAAATAGTTCCATTATCATTTTCCATAGAGAATTTTGCCTCCAAATCATCACTCAAGCCTTTTATTAAACTCATGCCGAATGAATTGATTTTCTTGCCACTAAAATCAGAATCAACACCAATTCCGTTATCAGATATTGTTAGTAAATATCGATTTTCTGTTGTTGCTTCAAGTGTGATATAAATCATTCCGGTTCGATCATCGGGAAAAGCATATTTTATAGAATTTGTTATCGCTTCATTCAAAATAAGTCCTAGCGGAACCGCCTGAGCAACATCTAATTCTAACGGATCTATTTTTATTTCGAACCTAATTCTTTGTCCAAGATTGAAGGAATCTTTCAAATATTCGATCAATTCTCTAATATAATTTGGCATATTTATCGTCGAAATATTTTCAGAATTATAAAGTTTCTGATGAATCAAAGACATCGAATGAATTCTGTGCTGACTATTTTTTATAGCTGATAATGCCATATCATTATCCAAATATGCAGATTGAGAATTCAACAGACTTATTACTGTTTGAAGATTGTTTTTTACACGATGATGAATCTCTTTCAGCAACCATTCTTTTTCATCCAGTAAATGTCTCAGATTAATATTTTTCTGGTTGATTTCTCTTTCTTTCAGTTCAAGTTTAGCGTGATTTCGTTGTTTTAAACGGTATCGATTATACAATAAAGCAATTGTAATCAAAAGCAAAATCAAACTCCAAATCGATAAATTATTTAGGATTTTTGATTTATGTAATTCACTTTCCTGTAGTTTCGACTGATCGTCTAAGAGCTTGATTTTTTGTTCTTTATTTTTAGTTTCATACTCAATTTTAAGTTCTTCAATTTGTTTGTTTTTAGAAACGCCAAGAGTAGAATCACTTATTTGCTTGAAATTTTCAAAATGCTTTATTGCGCTTTTATAATTACCATTAACAGAATCTGTTTTGAATAATAAATACTGAAATCCCTGCGAATTATAATTTTTGTTGTAAATTTTACAAAGAGCAAAAACTTTATCAGTATAAAATTTAGCTTTTTGTGGTCTATTTGTTTCGATGTAAAACAAAGATATTTGAGTATATTGATGGACAACCTCATGAAAAGTTTCGGGAGTATTTAGCTGTGCCGCATAATAATCCGTTTCTTTAAAATACTTTTCGGCTTGAACATAATCTTTTAAAGTATAGTAGCAATTGCCCTTAATATAATTAACGGACATTTTATCAAAAGTACTTTTTGGAGGATATTTTGCAGTCGTTGAATTGATGTAATCCAGAGCTTCTTTAGTTTTTCCTTTTAAAGATAAAGCGGCAACAGCGCCAAAAAAACTTTTATACCAAGTACCGCTATCTATGTTTTGATGTCCAAGATCAATACCTTTTTTGTACATTTCTAAGGCAGCTTCATTATGGCCGTAAATATTATAAACGTCGCCTAAACGCAGATAAAAGATTTCGCCTAAAGTGTAATCTTTTTCGGTTTCCATTCTTTCTACACTTTTTAGAGCATAATATAAAGCCGTTTTTATACTTC
This genomic interval carries:
- a CDS encoding sigma-54 dependent transcriptional regulator yields the protein MTHKILIIDDEEKLRSLLTRIIKSEGFEVIEAKDLKSGFKKLEQTDIDVVLCDVKLPDGNGVDFLQNIKGSFPLIEVILLTAFGNIPDGVQAMKNGAFDYIVKGDDNDKIIPLLYKAVEKAQLQKKVKQLEKRINDKYSFNTIIGKSKGIEQVIDLAKKVAKTDSTVLLTGETGTGKEVFAQAIHENSNRVGKSFVALNCSTFSKEILESELFGHKQGAFTGALKDKKGFIEEANGGTLFLDEIGEMPIELQAKLLRVLETSEYIPIGDTTPKKSNFRLIAATNRDLKVESEEHRFRSDLYFRLNIFEITLPPLRERIKDIQPITNYFVKQFSEKTNKKNLNVSDDFLQKLENYSWPGNIRELKNVIERSVILSNGDILTADVLPYEMQHQPEKATKSMSAFSMQSVEKLHIQKVLNYTKGNKAETARLLEIGIATLYRKLEEYSIQ
- a CDS encoding sensor histidine kinase, with the protein product MKQTYTFCFLFFFIFQSWAQTSPSVAKYDLKKKRLLIQASSMYLYNSNQGAIDVDSSVVLACKAYKLPVSLAYDEGFNDGSYLIGKDLIEKSDINSAKRLLAKSNGENAIKLSLQLGNFYLFKPGTKPEDLKNALLYIEKAVAISNQLKARKWQNQSLILLGKYYAQANNPVESKNCFVQVINDCKKQNDKLGLADALDAQGTLLSNLDPEKEKILQEAISLYASLGLEEKRIEPYMKITTIYFWTGRINDARKRLYQNLVDLRKIGFTHQQFAETTIAYIELNQRSIKTALYYALKSVERMETEKDYTLGEIFYLRLGDVYNIYGHNEAALEMYKKGIDLGHQNIDSGTWYKSFFGAVAALSLKGKTKEALDYINSTTAKYPPKSTFDKMSVNYIKGNCYYTLKDYVQAEKYFKETDYYAAQLNTPETFHEVVHQYTQISLFYIETNRPQKAKFYTDKVFALCKIYNKNYNSQGFQYLLFKTDSVNGNYKSAIKHFENFKQISDSTLGVSKNKQIEELKIEYETKNKEQKIKLLDDQSKLQESELHKSKILNNLSIWSLILLLITIALLYNRYRLKQRNHAKLELKEREINQKNINLRHLLDEKEWLLKEIHHRVKNNLQTVISLLNSQSAYLDNDMALSAIKNSQHRIHSMSLIHQKLYNSENISTINMPNYIRELIEYLKDSFNLGQRIRFEIKIDPLELDVAQAVPLGLILNEAITNSIKYAFPDDRTGMIYITLEATTENRYLLTISDNGIGVDSDFSGKKINSFGMSLIKGLSDDLEAKFSMENDNGTILKIEFSQEFPINQKR